One genomic region from Leptospira montravelensis encodes:
- the rplK gene encoding 50S ribosomal protein L11, whose protein sequence is MAAKKVVKQIKLQVEAGKANPAPPVGPALGQAGLNIMEFCKQFNERSKNQMGLKLPVVITVYSDRSFTFVTKSPPAALLVMKALGLQGGSATPHTVKVGTIKRAQLEEIAKTKMEDLNANDMDAAINIIAGTCRSMGVNVE, encoded by the coding sequence ATGGCTGCAAAGAAAGTAGTAAAACAAATTAAACTCCAAGTGGAAGCAGGGAAAGCAAACCCGGCTCCTCCAGTAGGTCCCGCTCTTGGTCAAGCTGGACTCAATATTATGGAATTTTGTAAACAGTTTAACGAAAGATCAAAAAACCAAATGGGACTCAAACTCCCTGTGGTCATTACTGTATATTCCGATAGAAGTTTTACATTCGTAACGAAATCTCCTCCGGCGGCTCTTCTTGTGATGAAGGCCCTAGGACTTCAAGGTGGTTCTGCCACTCCTCACACTGTAAAAGTGGGAACAATCAAACGAGCTCAACTAGAAGAAATTGCAAAAACTAAGATGGAAGACCTAAACGCGAACGATATGGATGCAGCAATCAACATCATTGCTGGAACTTGTCGTTCGATGGGTGTAAACGTCGAGTAA
- the rplA gene encoding 50S ribosomal protein L1, which translates to MKRGKKYIQLKEKVDRTKVYTLGEAVGLAKATSFSKFDGTLEISTKINYKSLQNVRGTISLPHGTGKTIKVLVFCKGDKQNEAKEAGADFVGDMDLIEKVSGGWTDFDACVATPDMMKEVGKLGPVLGRKGLMPKPKAGTVTTDVSKAVKELKAGRIEYRPDKGGVVHLGVGKCSFSDDKLSDNINAVVAALMKDKPSDAKGDYLKSFSVAATMGIGVKVDVKELVNANI; encoded by the coding sequence ATGAAACGCGGCAAAAAATATATCCAACTCAAAGAGAAAGTCGATCGCACAAAGGTTTATACCCTTGGTGAAGCAGTCGGTTTGGCAAAAGCTACTAGTTTTTCCAAATTTGATGGAACTTTAGAGATTTCGACTAAAATCAATTATAAATCTCTCCAAAACGTAAGAGGGACAATCTCTCTTCCACACGGAACTGGAAAAACAATCAAAGTTTTGGTTTTCTGCAAAGGAGACAAACAAAACGAAGCGAAGGAAGCTGGTGCTGATTTCGTAGGAGATATGGATCTCATTGAAAAAGTTTCTGGTGGATGGACTGATTTCGACGCTTGTGTGGCGACTCCTGATATGATGAAGGAAGTTGGTAAACTTGGTCCAGTTCTTGGTCGTAAAGGTCTTATGCCAAAACCAAAAGCGGGAACAGTAACCACTGACGTATCCAAAGCAGTGAAAGAACTCAAAGCAGGTCGAATTGAATACCGCCCTGACAAAGGGGGAGTGGTTCACTTAGGAGTAGGAAAATGTTCCTTCTCTGATGACAAACTTTCTGACAATATCAATGCTGTTGTTGCAGCCCTTATGAAAGACAAACCTTCCGATGCGAAGGGTGATTATCTCAAGTCTTTCTCAGTAGCAGCAACTATGGGAATCGGCGTAAAAGTCGATGTGAAAGAACTAGTAAACGCGAACATATAA
- the rplJ gene encoding 50S ribosomal protein L10, with translation MANPSKIEAVAELKTRLEKRPNFILASYSGLTVEDMSNLRAKLRKEGSEMKVIKNNLFLRALKESSEHKNNSIDFGDVYKGPLAAIFSLDALPAVAKVCKDFAKDKKELEIRTGYMDGEVLGKSGVEAIAGLPSKQELLAQVARGINAPATQIASGINQIMASLARAINAVAEKNGN, from the coding sequence ATGGCAAATCCATCTAAAATTGAAGCAGTAGCAGAACTAAAGACCCGTTTGGAAAAACGACCTAACTTTATTTTAGCATCTTACAGCGGTTTAACTGTTGAAGATATGTCCAACCTTCGTGCGAAACTTCGCAAAGAAGGATCGGAGATGAAGGTGATTAAAAACAACCTATTCCTCCGTGCATTAAAAGAGTCTTCTGAACATAAAAACAACTCCATTGACTTTGGGGATGTTTACAAAGGCCCACTTGCAGCTATTTTCTCTCTGGATGCACTTCCAGCAGTAGCAAAAGTTTGTAAGGACTTTGCAAAAGATAAGAAGGAACTCGAAATTAGAACCGGCTATATGGACGGGGAAGTTTTGGGTAAATCTGGAGTAGAGGCGATTGCTGGACTTCCGTCCAAACAAGAACTTCTTGCGCAAGTGGCTCGTGGGATCAATGCTCCTGCAACGCAAATTGCTTCTGGAATCAATCAAATCATGGCATCACTGGCACGCGCCATCAATGCTGTAGCCGAGAAAAACGGCAATTAG
- the rplL gene encoding 50S ribosomal protein L7/L12: MSVDALLEQIGSLTLVQAADLVKKMEDKFGISAAAPVAVAAVAGAGGGAAAAEEPATFNVILKAHGDKKIDVIKLVREITGLGLADAKTLVEAGGKSVKEGVSKDEAADIKKKLEGVGAQVEVAAAG, encoded by the coding sequence ATGTCTGTTGACGCGCTATTAGAACAAATTGGAAGTCTTACACTGGTTCAGGCAGCTGATCTAGTGAAAAAGATGGAGGACAAATTCGGGATTTCTGCTGCTGCACCGGTTGCGGTAGCGGCTGTTGCGGGTGCAGGTGGTGGCGCAGCTGCTGCTGAAGAGCCTGCAACTTTCAATGTAATCTTGAAAGCACACGGTGACAAAAAGATCGACGTTATTAAACTCGTTCGCGAAATCACTGGTCTTGGATTGGCAGATGCGAAAACGCTTGTTGAAGCTGGTGGAAAATCAGTGAAAGAAGGCGTTTCTAAAGACGAAGCTGCTGATATTAAGAAAAAACTCGAAGGTGTTGGGGCTCAAGTAGAAGTTGCTGCTGCCGGTTAA
- the rpoB gene encoding DNA-directed RNA polymerase subunit beta yields MHTRMQIRNRVNFGKITDLNLLPNLIYVQKKSFDWFLQSEVKDPTKRLNQGLEAVFRESFPIESPNNDMVMEYGHYILGEPKRDPQECKDTDSSFAVPLKAVIRLIIKDTGEIREQVVYMGDLPVMTDHGTFIINGAERVVVSQLHRSPGIFFSYDQVRDTFSARVIPYRGSWLEFEMDNKGILVAKIDRKKKFPATLLVKAMGMGTNEEVLRLFYGSSKMKIAGANPKDLKRLIGRRTIADIINMETGEVMLDAGSKINEDNISILREMKVKDVDVIEFPKGKDNPVLINCLEKDGVNDYEDAVKKFHTIMRPGEPSTIENAEAELKRLFFSPKTFDLGIVGRYKINSKFEFNNPKEFSKAEDRVLRKQDIIETVRYLVMLMSEAENYYPDDIDHLGNRRIRSVGELIANQLKLGFSRVERVIKERMTVQEPEQQTPQLLISIKPITAVINEFFGSSQLSQFMDQTNPLAELTHKRRLNALGPGGLSRDRAGFEVRDVHYSHYGRMCPIETPEGPNIGLILSMSSFARVNDYGFIETPYRLVKNGKVQKQVEYLTADKEEYHYMAQSNSTVDDKGEFTSKLISTRHRGDFPFRSPSEIQYMDLAPLQVVSVSTALIPFLEHDDANRALMGSNMQRQAVPLLTEEAPFVGTGMEARAAYDAGVCIVAKKDGVVSKVDATGVWIKEDQSKEIVHYPLIKFKKTNQGTCFNQKPNVSMLHTTTGGKVSKVSKERVEITTPNGEKETHELFHSEEVQFVAVVKEGQDLGIGAPVAGQIIKGEKYGEFGQILQKGTVLANGPSTDAGYLALGRNVLVAFMPWEGYNFEDAILISERIIKDDVFSSIHIEEFEIQARETKLGQEQITRDIPNLSDKAFRDLDESGVIRVGAEVKPGDILVGMVTPKGETDLTPEYKLLHSIFGEKAKEVRDSSLRMPNGFEGTVIDIKRYSRETGDELAAGVEEMVKVYVARKRKLLVGDKMAGRHGNKGVVARVMAQEDMPYMEDGTPVDIVLNPLGVPSRMNLGQIFETQLGFAAKKLGINFETPVFDGATEGDVHDFCKKAGLPENSKFQLYDGRTGEKFINQVFCGYIYMLKLAHLVDDKIHARSTGPYSLVTQQPLGGKAQFGGQRLGEMEVWALEAYGASHTLQELLTIKSDDMLGRARIYEAIVKGIHSIKPGIPESFNVLVQELRGLALDIIIKDSEGLEVDISDYEDEFSKNKKKIKFETIENV; encoded by the coding sequence ATGCATACCCGAATGCAAATTAGAAACCGGGTAAATTTCGGTAAAATTACCGACCTCAATTTACTTCCTAATCTTATCTACGTACAGAAAAAATCCTTTGATTGGTTTCTCCAGTCGGAAGTGAAAGATCCGACGAAACGTTTGAACCAAGGGTTGGAAGCGGTATTTCGCGAATCCTTCCCAATCGAATCGCCAAACAACGATATGGTCATGGAATATGGCCATTATATCTTGGGAGAGCCAAAACGCGATCCACAAGAGTGCAAAGACACTGATTCCTCCTTTGCAGTTCCCTTAAAAGCAGTCATTCGACTCATCATCAAAGACACCGGAGAGATCCGGGAACAAGTTGTCTACATGGGAGACCTTCCTGTAATGACAGACCACGGAACTTTCATCATCAATGGTGCGGAAAGGGTAGTGGTGAGCCAGTTGCATAGATCGCCTGGTATTTTCTTTTCTTATGACCAAGTTCGTGATACTTTCTCCGCTCGTGTGATTCCTTACAGAGGTTCTTGGTTGGAATTCGAGATGGACAACAAGGGAATCCTCGTTGCCAAAATCGACCGTAAGAAAAAATTCCCGGCCACCCTTCTTGTGAAAGCTATGGGAATGGGAACAAACGAAGAAGTATTACGTTTGTTCTACGGATCTTCCAAAATGAAGATTGCTGGTGCCAATCCAAAAGACCTCAAACGTCTGATTGGTCGCCGAACCATTGCTGATATCATCAACATGGAAACAGGCGAGGTCATGCTCGATGCTGGTTCCAAAATCAATGAAGACAATATCTCCATCCTTCGTGAAATGAAGGTAAAAGATGTGGATGTCATTGAATTTCCGAAAGGAAAAGACAACCCAGTTCTTATCAACTGCCTTGAAAAAGATGGTGTGAATGACTACGAAGACGCAGTCAAAAAATTCCACACCATTATGCGTCCGGGCGAACCTTCTACGATTGAAAACGCAGAAGCAGAACTAAAACGTCTCTTTTTCTCTCCTAAAACTTTTGATTTAGGAATCGTGGGTCGTTACAAAATCAACAGTAAGTTTGAATTTAATAATCCAAAAGAATTCTCTAAAGCAGAAGACCGAGTTTTAAGAAAACAAGATATTATCGAAACTGTTCGTTACCTTGTGATGCTTATGTCGGAAGCGGAAAACTATTATCCAGACGATATTGACCACTTAGGAAATAGAAGGATTCGTTCTGTTGGTGAGCTTATCGCTAACCAATTGAAACTTGGATTCTCACGTGTGGAACGTGTGATCAAAGAAAGGATGACAGTACAGGAGCCGGAACAACAAACTCCGCAGCTTCTCATTTCCATCAAACCAATCACTGCGGTGATCAATGAGTTTTTTGGATCTTCGCAACTTTCTCAGTTTATGGACCAAACCAATCCACTAGCAGAACTTACGCACAAACGTAGGTTAAACGCTCTTGGACCAGGGGGTCTTTCTCGTGATAGAGCCGGTTTCGAAGTTCGTGACGTTCATTATTCTCACTATGGTCGTATGTGCCCAATTGAAACACCGGAAGGTCCAAACATTGGTCTCATCCTTTCCATGTCTAGTTTTGCACGAGTGAACGATTATGGATTCATTGAAACTCCATACCGCCTTGTGAAAAACGGAAAAGTTCAAAAACAAGTAGAATACCTCACTGCTGACAAAGAAGAATACCACTACATGGCACAGTCGAATTCGACTGTGGATGATAAGGGAGAATTTACTTCTAAACTTATCTCTACTCGCCATAGAGGGGATTTCCCTTTCCGTAGCCCATCTGAGATCCAATATATGGATCTTGCTCCTTTGCAAGTTGTGTCTGTATCCACAGCACTCATTCCATTTCTCGAACATGATGATGCGAACCGCGCTCTCATGGGTTCGAACATGCAACGCCAAGCGGTGCCTCTTCTCACAGAAGAAGCTCCATTTGTCGGAACAGGGATGGAAGCTCGTGCGGCTTATGACGCAGGGGTTTGTATTGTTGCCAAAAAAGATGGTGTGGTTTCTAAAGTGGATGCCACAGGTGTTTGGATCAAAGAAGACCAATCCAAAGAGATTGTTCATTACCCACTGATTAAATTCAAAAAAACCAATCAAGGAACTTGTTTTAACCAAAAACCAAACGTTTCTATGTTACACACAACGACTGGTGGTAAGGTAAGTAAGGTTTCTAAAGAACGTGTGGAGATAACAACTCCTAACGGTGAAAAAGAAACTCATGAACTTTTTCACTCAGAAGAAGTGCAATTTGTCGCAGTAGTGAAGGAAGGCCAAGACTTAGGAATTGGTGCACCGGTTGCTGGACAAATCATCAAAGGGGAAAAATACGGTGAGTTCGGACAAATCCTCCAAAAAGGAACTGTCCTTGCGAACGGTCCTTCCACAGACGCAGGTTATTTGGCACTAGGACGTAATGTTCTTGTGGCCTTTATGCCTTGGGAAGGTTACAACTTTGAGGATGCGATTTTAATTTCAGAACGAATCATCAAAGACGATGTTTTCTCTTCGATCCACATTGAAGAATTCGAAATCCAAGCTCGCGAAACGAAACTTGGACAAGAACAAATCACTCGTGACATTCCAAACCTTTCGGACAAAGCGTTCCGTGATTTGGATGAATCAGGTGTGATCCGTGTGGGTGCAGAAGTAAAACCTGGGGACATCCTTGTAGGTATGGTCACTCCTAAAGGGGAAACTGACCTCACTCCAGAATATAAATTATTACACTCCATCTTTGGAGAAAAAGCAAAAGAAGTAAGGGATTCCTCACTTCGTATGCCAAACGGTTTTGAAGGAACTGTGATCGATATCAAACGTTATTCCCGTGAAACTGGCGATGAACTCGCTGCTGGCGTGGAAGAAATGGTGAAAGTGTATGTCGCTCGTAAACGTAAACTCCTCGTGGGTGATAAGATGGCGGGTCGTCACGGAAACAAAGGGGTCGTGGCTCGAGTGATGGCACAAGAAGATATGCCATACATGGAAGATGGAACTCCTGTTGATATCGTGCTTAACCCTTTGGGTGTTCCTTCTCGTATGAACCTCGGTCAGATTTTTGAAACACAACTTGGTTTCGCTGCAAAAAAACTAGGAATCAATTTTGAAACTCCTGTGTTTGATGGAGCTACCGAAGGTGATGTTCATGACTTCTGCAAAAAAGCAGGATTACCAGAAAACAGCAAATTTCAGTTATACGACGGAAGAACGGGAGAGAAATTCATCAACCAAGTATTCTGTGGATACATTTACATGTTGAAACTGGCCCACTTAGTGGATGACAAAATCCATGCAAGATCTACTGGACCTTACTCACTCGTAACGCAACAACCACTCGGTGGTAAAGCGCAGTTCGGGGGACAAAGGTTAGGGGAGATGGAAGTTTGGGCTCTTGAGGCTTATGGTGCATCACACACCTTACAAGAGTTACTCACCATTAAGTCAGACGACATGTTGGGACGTGCAAGAATTTACGAAGCGATTGTAAAAGGAATCCACTCGATCAAACCGGGAATTCCTGAATCCTTCAACGTTCTTGTGCAAGAACTCCGAGGACTAGCTCTTGATATCATCATCAAAGACTCCGAAGGATTGGAAGTGGATATCTCTGATTACGAAGATGAATTCTCGAAAAACAAAAAGAAAATCAAATTCGAGACCATTGAAAACGTTTAG
- the rpoC gene encoding DNA-directed RNA polymerase subunit beta', whose translation MRNYNSFESITIRLASPERIKEWSFGEVKKPETINYRTLKPERDGLFCEKIFGTTKDWECYCGKFKSIRYKGVVCDKCGVEVTHSKVRRERMGHIELAAPVSHIWYYRSVPSRMGLLLDMTINQLKSVLYFEKYVIIDPADSGRNRGELIDEDEYHNYLDEYGDKFIAGIGGDAIKELLARIDVDAEARVIRQKIQDKNKISDKRIFKRLEVLEAFRDSGNRPEWMVLDVVPVIPPELRPMVQLEGGRFATSDLNDLYRRVINRNNRLKRLLALKAPEIIVRNEKRMLQEAVDALFDNSRRKRTVKGKGNRPLKSISDMLKGKQGRFRQNLLGKRVDYSGRSVIVVGPELKYHQMGLPKKMALELFKPFIMKRLVDLELAPNIKSAKKKIEAEDKEVFDVLETVVKEHPVLLNRAPTLHRLGIQAFLPVLVEGKAIKLHPLVCHAFNADFDGDQMAIHVPLAPKAQLETWMLMLSPHNILNPANGQPICGPTQDIVLGIYYLTSEVKDAKGEGKFFTGLEEVMYAIETKTVEIRSKISVLHEGKIIETTPGRLIFNQVMPKGYVYINRTLGDKETNKIIADVYEKFGPGITVVMLDEIKRLGYRYATVFAPTISIDDIRVSPQKEGLVNDANKEVEKADMEYRKGIITNEERRKKVIEIWTKTNDRITDGMFKELEKDQGGFNPVFVMAASGARGSKQQIRQLAGMRGLMAKPSGEIIELAIRSNFREGLGVLEFFISTHGARKGLADTALKTADAGYLTRRLVDISQDVIVSEDDCGTKANITLGIVKEGENVIVSLADRVFGRYTAEDLVDPVSEKVVFPKDTLITRVIGQQIENLGYDKIKVRSPLTCRSRHGICTKCYGMDMARLVPAEIGEAVGTIAAQSIGQPGTQLTMRTFHVGGAASATISEREHKVPYRSIVKSINGRLVTNANSAKVFARRGTIIVNRLIQEFNTDSLSSVRVVDGQRLEKGEVFATQVGESTEQRITSDQAGTVSLVGTTLRILGDDFVIPVKIGTILKAEEGQIVEENKALAEFDPFNEVAVSETAGTIQWEDLEIGKNVRRDVDPKTSNIILKVVEQKKDRLVPKVIVGSDGYSVPVDALLQFQNGDKVREGDIIFKIPSVAEKTRDITGGLPRVDELFEARRPKDACTLAEIDGKIEDKGEIVKEKRILYIIPETAEQEKVKVAIPVGKQIRVRQGDFVKRGDQLDEGNFDPHDILAIKGPNALHEYLVSEVQEVYRLQGVHINDKHIEVVVRSMLRKVIITDSGDTSFVNQQQVDKFLFDEENDRVEKEGGSPAQGTPVLLGLTKASLNTESYFSAASFQETTKVLTDAAIKGKTDNLVGLKENVIIGHMIPAGTGMKKYRDIEVFKDLPGDLDWDLETEEEVEEVSELSEAAPVSTATLSRLVAEEDEDEDELEEEADDSDDEDDDD comes from the coding sequence ATGAGAAATTACAATAGTTTTGAATCGATTACGATCCGTTTGGCATCACCCGAACGGATCAAAGAGTGGTCGTTTGGGGAAGTTAAAAAACCTGAAACGATCAACTACCGGACCCTAAAACCGGAACGAGATGGTCTTTTTTGTGAAAAAATCTTCGGAACCACAAAGGATTGGGAATGTTACTGCGGTAAATTCAAATCCATCCGTTATAAGGGAGTGGTTTGCGACAAATGCGGGGTTGAGGTAACTCACTCCAAAGTGCGTCGTGAAAGAATGGGGCATATAGAACTTGCGGCCCCAGTTTCACATATTTGGTACTACCGTTCGGTTCCATCTCGTATGGGACTCCTTCTTGATATGACGATCAACCAACTCAAAAGTGTTCTATACTTTGAGAAGTATGTGATCATTGACCCAGCTGATTCCGGAAGGAACAGAGGGGAACTCATCGATGAAGATGAATACCACAATTATTTAGATGAATACGGTGATAAGTTTATCGCAGGGATCGGTGGGGACGCCATCAAAGAACTTCTCGCACGCATTGATGTGGATGCAGAAGCTCGTGTGATCCGCCAAAAAATCCAAGATAAAAATAAAATCTCCGACAAACGTATTTTTAAACGCCTAGAAGTTTTAGAAGCGTTCCGCGATTCCGGTAACCGTCCTGAATGGATGGTTCTGGATGTAGTTCCGGTCATCCCACCAGAACTTCGTCCGATGGTACAGCTAGAGGGGGGACGTTTTGCCACTTCCGACCTTAACGATTTGTATCGCCGTGTGATCAACCGTAACAACCGACTCAAACGTCTCCTTGCATTGAAAGCTCCTGAGATCATCGTTCGTAACGAAAAACGTATGTTACAAGAAGCAGTAGATGCTCTTTTTGATAACAGCCGTCGCAAACGTACTGTGAAAGGAAAAGGAAATAGACCATTAAAATCTATCTCCGATATGCTCAAAGGAAAACAAGGCCGGTTCCGCCAAAACCTACTCGGAAAACGGGTGGATTACTCTGGTCGTTCGGTAATCGTTGTGGGTCCTGAACTTAAATACCACCAAATGGGTCTTCCTAAAAAAATGGCTTTGGAACTTTTCAAACCATTCATTATGAAACGCCTTGTGGATTTGGAACTAGCACCAAACATCAAATCTGCGAAGAAAAAAATCGAAGCAGAAGACAAAGAAGTTTTTGATGTATTGGAAACAGTCGTCAAAGAACACCCAGTTCTTCTCAACCGTGCGCCAACTCTTCACAGACTTGGGATCCAAGCATTTTTACCAGTCCTTGTAGAAGGTAAGGCAATCAAACTCCACCCACTCGTATGTCACGCGTTTAACGCCGACTTCGACGGGGACCAAATGGCAATCCACGTTCCACTGGCTCCAAAAGCACAGCTCGAAACTTGGATGCTTATGTTATCACCGCATAACATTTTGAATCCTGCGAATGGACAACCAATTTGTGGACCTACACAAGATATCGTTCTTGGAATTTATTACCTCACTTCCGAAGTGAAAGACGCGAAAGGAGAAGGTAAATTCTTCACAGGTCTGGAAGAAGTGATGTATGCGATTGAAACAAAAACCGTAGAAATTCGCTCTAAAATTTCCGTTCTACACGAAGGGAAAATCATCGAAACCACACCTGGAAGACTTATCTTCAACCAAGTGATGCCAAAAGGCTATGTTTATATCAACAGAACCCTCGGTGATAAAGAAACAAACAAAATCATTGCAGACGTATACGAGAAGTTTGGACCAGGGATCACTGTTGTGATGCTTGATGAAATCAAACGACTTGGTTACCGTTACGCGACTGTATTTGCTCCTACCATCTCTATTGATGACATCCGAGTTTCTCCTCAAAAAGAGGGACTTGTAAACGATGCCAACAAAGAAGTAGAAAAAGCGGATATGGAGTATCGTAAAGGTATCATTACGAACGAAGAACGTCGTAAAAAAGTAATCGAGATTTGGACGAAAACCAATGACCGCATTACAGACGGGATGTTTAAGGAATTGGAAAAAGACCAAGGTGGATTCAATCCCGTATTCGTCATGGCAGCTTCTGGTGCTCGTGGTTCCAAACAACAGATCCGTCAGCTTGCTGGGATGCGGGGCCTTATGGCGAAACCATCTGGGGAAATCATCGAACTTGCGATTCGTTCCAACTTCCGTGAAGGTCTCGGGGTATTAGAATTTTTTATCTCTACACATGGTGCGAGAAAGGGTCTTGCGGATACGGCATTAAAAACTGCCGATGCCGGTTACCTCACGCGTCGTCTTGTAGATATTTCACAAGATGTGATCGTATCGGAAGATGATTGCGGAACCAAAGCAAACATCACTCTCGGAATCGTAAAAGAAGGGGAAAACGTAATCGTTTCTCTTGCGGACAGAGTGTTCGGTCGTTATACGGCAGAAGACCTTGTGGATCCCGTTTCTGAAAAAGTCGTATTCCCGAAAGACACTCTCATCACAAGAGTCATTGGACAACAAATTGAAAACCTTGGTTACGATAAAATTAAAGTAAGATCACCTCTTACTTGTAGGTCTCGCCACGGAATTTGTACAAAATGTTACGGAATGGACATGGCTCGTCTTGTGCCAGCTGAGATTGGGGAAGCAGTGGGAACCATTGCGGCTCAGTCCATCGGTCAACCGGGAACACAGCTAACGATGAGAACTTTCCACGTGGGTGGTGCGGCCTCTGCTACCATTTCTGAAAGAGAACATAAAGTTCCTTATCGCTCTATCGTAAAATCAATTAACGGACGTCTTGTGACGAATGCAAACTCTGCAAAAGTATTTGCTCGTCGCGGAACCATCATCGTCAACAGGCTGATCCAGGAATTCAATACAGATTCACTTTCCAGTGTTCGTGTTGTGGATGGACAAAGATTGGAAAAAGGGGAAGTATTTGCGACCCAAGTTGGCGAATCAACAGAACAACGAATCACTTCCGACCAAGCGGGAACGGTTTCTCTTGTAGGAACAACTCTTCGTATTCTCGGGGATGACTTTGTAATTCCAGTAAAAATCGGAACCATCTTAAAAGCAGAAGAAGGCCAAATCGTAGAAGAGAACAAGGCACTCGCTGAGTTTGACCCTTTTAACGAAGTGGCAGTATCCGAAACCGCTGGAACCATCCAATGGGAAGATTTAGAAATTGGTAAAAACGTTCGTCGTGACGTAGATCCAAAAACTTCCAATATCATTTTGAAAGTTGTGGAACAAAAGAAAGATCGACTCGTTCCGAAAGTCATAGTTGGATCAGACGGATATTCCGTTCCAGTAGATGCTCTTCTCCAGTTCCAAAATGGAGACAAAGTAAGAGAAGGGGATATTATTTTCAAAATCCCATCGGTTGCAGAAAAAACTCGTGATATCACGGGTGGACTTCCAAGGGTAGATGAACTTTTTGAAGCTCGTCGTCCGAAAGATGCCTGCACACTTGCTGAAATTGACGGAAAGATTGAAGACAAAGGGGAAATCGTAAAAGAAAAACGAATTCTCTACATCATTCCAGAAACGGCAGAACAAGAAAAAGTTAAAGTAGCCATCCCAGTCGGAAAACAAATCCGTGTGCGCCAAGGTGACTTTGTGAAACGAGGAGACCAGTTGGATGAAGGAAACTTTGACCCGCATGATATCCTTGCGATCAAAGGACCAAATGCTCTTCACGAGTATTTGGTTTCTGAAGTGCAAGAAGTTTACCGTCTGCAAGGGGTTCATATCAATGATAAACATATCGAAGTTGTAGTTCGCTCTATGCTTCGTAAAGTGATCATCACTGATAGTGGGGACACATCTTTTGTGAACCAACAACAAGTGGATAAATTCCTCTTTGATGAAGAAAACGACCGAGTGGAAAAAGAAGGGGGATCTCCTGCGCAAGGAACTCCTGTCCTTCTCGGACTTACAAAGGCATCGCTCAACACTGAGTCTTATTTCTCAGCAGCTTCCTTCCAAGAAACCACAAAGGTTTTAACAGATGCTGCCATCAAAGGAAAAACAGACAATTTAGTGGGTCTCAAAGAGAACGTTATCATCGGTCATATGATTCCTGCGGGAACCGGTATGAAAAAATACCGTGACATTGAAGTTTTCAAAGACCTTCCAGGTGATTTGGATTGGGATTTAGAAACCGAAGAAGAGGTAGAAGAAGTTTCGGAACTTTCCGAAGCGGCTCCTGTTTCCACTGCCACACTTTCCAGACTTGTTGCTGAAGAGGACGAGGATGAGGATGAGTTGGAAGAAGAAGCGGACGACTCTGATGATGAGGACGACGACGATTAA
- the rpsL gene encoding 30S ribosomal protein S12, translated as MPTINQLIRRGREDQKKRTKSPALKACPQRRGVCTRVMTFTPKKPNSALRKVARVRLTTGIEVTAYIPGEGHNLQEHNVVLIRGGRVKDLPGVRYHIIRGTLDTLGVDKRRKGRSKYGAKRPKA; from the coding sequence ATGCCTACAATTAACCAGCTCATCCGCAGAGGAAGAGAAGACCAAAAGAAAAGAACTAAATCTCCTGCCCTAAAGGCTTGCCCACAAAGACGTGGAGTATGCACAAGGGTAATGACCTTTACTCCGAAGAAACCTAACTCAGCTCTTCGTAAAGTAGCAAGGGTTCGCCTTACTACAGGAATTGAAGTGACTGCTTACATTCCTGGAGAAGGTCACAACCTCCAAGAACACAACGTGGTTCTCATCCGTGGGGGAAGGGTAAAAGATTTACCTGGGGTTCGTTATCATATCATTCGTGGAACACTGGATACACTCGGTGTGGACAAACGTCGCAAAGGACGTTCTAAATACGGCGCTAAGCGTCCTAAAGCGTAA
- the rpsG gene encoding 30S ribosomal protein S7, whose translation MSRRRGKVEPRHIEGDPKYNDKVISKFINCLMVDGKKSVAEAVFYDALEVIAKKTGQDPFAVFQEALENAKPQVEVKSRRVGGVTYQVPIEVRPERRLALGIRWLIKYSRGRNEKSMKNKLAAEFMEAQKGTGSAIKKKEDIRKMADANKAFSHYRW comes from the coding sequence ATGTCTAGAAGAAGAGGAAAAGTTGAACCACGCCACATCGAAGGCGATCCTAAATACAATGACAAAGTGATTTCAAAGTTTATCAACTGCCTAATGGTAGATGGTAAAAAGAGTGTTGCTGAAGCCGTTTTCTACGATGCGTTAGAAGTCATTGCGAAAAAAACAGGACAAGATCCTTTTGCGGTTTTCCAAGAAGCATTGGAAAACGCAAAACCACAAGTGGAAGTAAAATCTCGACGTGTGGGTGGGGTGACTTACCAAGTTCCGATTGAAGTTCGTCCAGAAAGACGGTTGGCGCTAGGAATCAGATGGCTTATCAAATATAGCCGTGGCAGAAACGAAAAATCAATGAAAAACAAATTGGCTGCAGAATTCATGGAAGCACAAAAAGGCACGGGATCTGCAATCAAGAAGAAAGAAGATATCAGAAAGATGGCAGACGCCAACAAGGCATTCTCCCACTACCGCTGGTAG